From Vicinamibacterales bacterium:
CTGGCGTTGGTCACGACAGCCGAAATTTCTTTCACGTCTTGGGGATCTGGTTCGGTCAACACGTCCGGAGCGTCTCCGACGATAAAACGGTTGCCACGGAATGTAAGCTCGTCATCTACGGCGGGTACGGTAAATCCCAGTTCCAGCATGGTGCCCCGGAGCGATTCGAATCGGTCACGTGTGACGACGTAGGTTGTTGAGAAGCGAAGAGGATTGAGGCCAGGTCTTGCCGGTACATCGCCACGTGTTCGCCCGGCCCGTGAATGATCAGGAAACGTTGATGCAACCGAGATCAGTGCCACACGAGCCTCGGTCGTTTCGAGGAATCGGGCCTCACGTGCCTCAGCCAGACTATGTCCGACACCAGCCTGCGTGAGTCCTGCGGCCTCAACATAGTGCGTGGTCAGGTCCATGCCTAACGTGCCATAGTCTCCGGTATGGTTGTTCGCACGGGCAACCATGTCGAATCCCGCCCAGACCAGTTCATCTACTAGGGCCGGCGCAGCACGCATATAGGTTCCCCCGCTCTGGTGCATCGGGTAGGGTTCGTAGTCATGGAACAGCATCTCGAGGTTTGTAAATGCAATGTCGGCTCCTCGAAGAAGCTCTACCATGTCCAAGAATTCAGGTTCTTGATAGACCGAGAGACGCCGGGTGATGATGGAGTCTCCGGTAAGGGCCATTGTGAAGCGGTCTTCACTGGTGGGCTGAATCGAGTGTAAGTCTCTCCGGCCCTGCGCGGCTGCCAGCGTGGTTGTAGCTAGCGCTACGGCAATGAGCGTGAGCTTGCGGAGCGGCATTGGATGTCTCCTTGGTCGGCCTGAGTGTGTCGAAATGATCAGATCGGGATTGTAGCGCAGTTTTCAAGAATCGAAAGAGCACTGCGAGAGGGGAGGAAGACCAGTTATGAAACCGGTAATTTGGGAAGACATTTCAGTCGAGCGTATCTCCGATTCCGTTCAACGGCGCGTTTTGTGGGGAGATAAGGGCACCTTTGCCCAGTCGACCCTCGCCAGTAGTACCCACGTTGCGAAACATCGGCATTCGGCTGAGCAGTTCACGTGCATCATTAAGGGCGCGATACGCCTCAACGTTGACGGCCAAGAGGTGTTGCTTAAAGCGGGAGAAATGCTCGTGATACCCGCGAACGTCGAGCACGAGGCATGGGTGGTTGAGGACTGCGTCGTGTGGGATTTTTTCACCGAACGGCGAGACGATTGGCAAGAGGGCATCAACCAGTACCTGGATAGCGACTGACCAGGTGTTCAACTGTCTACCGGTTCTTAACAGTTCCAACGTGGAACAAGTTCGCGAGCCTTGGGACAGCTCGGTTGATT
This genomic window contains:
- a CDS encoding CapA family protein: MPLRKLTLIAVALATTTLAAAQGRRDLHSIQPTSEDRFTMALTGDSIITRRLSVYQEPEFLDMVELLRGADIAFTNLEMLFHDYEPYPMHQSGGTYMRAAPALVDELVWAGFDMVARANNHTGDYGTLGMDLTTHYVEAAGLTQAGVGHSLAEAREARFLETTEARVALISVASTFPDHSRAGRTRGDVPARPGLNPLRFSTTYVVTRDRFESLRGTMLELGFTVPAVDDELTFRGNRFIVGDAPDVLTEPDPQDVKEISAVVTNASRQADYTILTIHAHEGAGDRFVPAQFLTTFAHAMIDAGADLFIGHGPHVVRGIEIRNGKPIIYSLANFLFQNETLLRLPSENYEPYNLDGNAHIADFNDRRYDNDTRGFPAQQEIWESIVAVAEWDGKRLAELRLHPITLGFGTPRTVRGRPMFADDKLGEKIIGDIARLSKPFGTTVVFENGVGRVRLSTSTSEP
- a CDS encoding cupin domain-containing protein — its product is MKPVIWEDISVERISDSVQRRVLWGDKGTFAQSTLASSTHVAKHRHSAEQFTCIIKGAIRLNVDGQEVLLKAGEMLVIPANVEHEAWVVEDCVVWDFFTERRDDWQEGINQYLDSD